TAAACTAACAATAAATTGTTTGTGTGTTGCAGCAAAACCAACACCATCTGCAAGAAATGTGCACAGAACGTTAAACAGTTCGGCACTGTACGTACCTCAGTTTGTGTCTATAAGTGTGCAAAGCTTAACAATTTATGTTGTAGAATaactaatgaaataataattttgTGTAGTCTTTAAGCATATCAGCAAACGCCATGTGGTGGGATTTAATCCTGAGATTAACCTGTTAactcgtgtgtgtgttagcCAAAGCCATGTCAGTACTGTAACATCATCGCGGCGTTCATCGGCACAAAGTGTCAGCGCTGCACCAACTCAGAGAAGAAGTACGGCCCACCTCAGACCTGCGAGCAGTGTAAACAACAGTGTGCTTTCGACAGGAAGGAGGAAGGACGCCGAAAGGTagcacactaacacacgccTCTCTTTGAATTGctataaattcccacagacacactccaaaatcaaaTTGAACACATTTCCAGGCTAGTGGTTTGTTGTTATAGCTACATGTAGTGTAAATTCAAGGTCACCTCAAAATACCCTGATTTAACCACCGGGGTGTAGATAATTCCAGTCCCACCTGCATCTCAGCATGATGCATTACAGTCTCCATCAAACCGaggggggggtgtgtgtgtgtgtgtgtgtgccaaccTGCACCACAGAAACACTGGCACAGAGAGAGTAGGTGGATAAACGCACTGGTCCAGACACCTGAGAGCAGAATACCTGAATAATACAGGGATTCATCTGCAGCACTAACGTAACACTTAGCAATGTTTATCACCTcattatgtttgtgtatgtgtgattgtAAAGCAgctgtatctctgtgtgtgtgtgtgtgtgtgtgtgtgtgtgtgtgtgtgtgtgtgtaggtggatgGGAAGTTGCTGTGCTGGTTGTGCACTCTCTCGTACAGGAGGGTTTTACAGAAAACTAAAGAACAGCGTAAAGGTCTCGGCTCGACTCATTCCAACTCATCACTCAGTGAGAAAGAACATCGACATCATCACCGACACAGCAGCTCCCATCACAAGTGAGACGAACTTTCACTCATCACATTACAGatcactggggggggggggggggggcacctcctcctcttcctcttcctcctcttcctgaTGGCTGTGGGGTTTTGTGTGCAGATTGAGAAGCAGTTTGAGTCCGGAGCAGGAGCAGCGTCTGTGGGAGCAGAGGTACTCCGCTCTCGATCACGTCTGTCAGGGAAACACTCACTGGGTTTGGTTTCACAGTTCTACGTGTCATGGGAAGTGTGAACACGGGCCCTGTTGTGGATGATAAACCCGGGAGTGATTCAGTCTAACAGTCATTACTCTGTTACATTATTCTAGAATTCTCCTTAAGCAGAATTAAGTAAAAACTCCTCGTTAATGATGTAGTGATGAAAGCTTTTCTGTAGTCTTCAGGGGGTTTGGTGTGCAACTGTATaaaattctctttttttttctgctgtagCAGCACAGAACTGCAGGAGGGTGGAAACCAAACTCTGTATCCATGGTAACCGTGTAATGCTGTTTGTTTTCCTCTTTAGCCATAAATCATCTTCATCCATCCAGAAGGAGACACCAAAGAAGAAACCCAAACTGGAGCTGAAACCCTCTAATGGAGACAGGTGTGGGtgggggtgtgggtgtgggtgttgggtgggtgggtgggtgtgtgtggtgggtgggtgtgtgtgttgtgggtgtgggtgggtgtgtgtgtgggtgggtgtgtgtgtgtgtgagggtgtgggtgggtgtgtgttgggtgggtgtgtgtgttgggtgggtgggtgggtgtgtgtgttgggtgggtgggtgtgtgtgttgggtgggtgggtgggtgtgtgtgttgggtgtgtgtgtgtgttgggtgggtgtgtgtgttgggtgggtgtgtgtgttgggtgggtgggtgtgtgtgttgggtgggtgtgttgggtgggtgggtgtgtgtgttgggtgggtgtgttgggtgggtgggtgtgtgtgttgggtgggtgtgtgttgggtgggtgggt
The DNA window shown above is from Trichomycterus rosablanca isolate fTriRos1 chromosome 26, fTriRos1.hap1, whole genome shotgun sequence and carries:
- the fam76b gene encoding protein FAM76B isoform X1; the protein is MMASSALYACTKCNQRYPFEELSQGQQLCKECRIAHPIVKCTYCRTEFQQESKTNTICKKCAQNVKQFGTPKPCQYCNIIAAFIGTKCQRCTNSEKKYGPPQTCEQCKQQCAFDRKEEGRRKVDGKLLCWLCTLSYRRVLQKTKEQRKGLGSTHSNSSLSEKEHRHHHRHSSSHHKLRSSLSPEQEQRLWEQSHKSSSSIQKETPKKKPKLELKPSNGDSSSIAQSMDSGGTDNFILISQLKEEVMSLKRLLQQRDQTILEKDRKLTELKADFQYQESNMRQKMNNMEKAHKESLEQQQTKNRELLKQVAALSKGKKLDRTSSSLLSP
- the fam76b gene encoding protein FAM76B isoform X2, whose protein sequence is MMASSALYACTKCNQRYPFEELSQGQQLCKECRIAHPIVKCTYCRTEFQQESKTNTICKKCAQNVKQFGTPKPCQYCNIIAAFIGTKCQRCTNSEKKYGPPQTCEQCKQQCAFDRKEEGRRKVDGKLLCWLCTLSYRRVLQKTKEQRKGLGSTHSNSSLSEKEHRHHHRHSSSHHKLRSSLSPEQEQRLWEQSHKSSSSIQKETPKKKPKLELKPSNGDSSIAQSMDSGGTDNFILISQLKEEVMSLKRLLQQRDQTILEKDRKLTELKADFQYQESNMRQKMNNMEKAHKESLEQQQTKNRELLKQVAALSKGKKLDRTSSSLLSP